From the Synchiropus splendidus isolate RoL2022-P1 chromosome 3, RoL_Sspl_1.0, whole genome shotgun sequence genome, the window CTTCACAGTCACACTGGCACTTTTTCACGAAGGCCTTGATGCACACCCATGTTCTCTTTGTAACTGTCAAGTTGTACAGTTGTGCCGTCTTAAGCGCGTAGATGAGCTAGTGTTTTGCTGTCGTTAAAAAGAGAGCCGCTAGTTACTTTTTTCTACTTCCcctccctctgttttcctcttgtgAGCGTCCCCAGTGAGCGGAAACTCTAATTTGAGCCACATTTCTCCCTCTGCATTGGAATAGAGCAGGAAGTAAGACGCTAGCAGGAAGTTGAATCATTGTGCTAGCTCCAACTGTAGGATTTTTCAGGCAGTTTAAAACCCTTGTTCCTACTTGTAGCTAAATTCAAACCTGCTGATGACCTAACGTAAGACAAATGCAGTTAATTGTACAAGAATAATGTAATGGGGCtcaaggttttatttatttatttatttgtagctATAGTGATAAGTTAGAACTGTCCAATAGCCGTTGCTCAACCATACCTCACACCATCAGGCCTGGAGGAAGTGTGAACAGGTCAGCGTTAAAGAGTAACCATTGTCAGCATGTTATTAGTGCAGACCAGCTGAAACCTGTGGTCTTGTTCACAGAGTGTGCTTCAAATAGCAATTACTGTGTTCGCGCTGTGATTTAGATTTCAATATTTATGGACTGTTTGCGTCGATAAAAGTACAAGTCATTACTTTGAACATGGTTCTTCCAATTTATAAGATGAGAATTAGTGTTTCAATTTGTCTTTTTAatttcaacattgttttgtcttggTCTGCAGCTCATCTCCAGCATTTGATGACATTAATAAATGCAATGAGTGCACAGAGTTTAAGTTGGCAAATCAGGATTATTGTGTGCCATTCTATCAACACATGGCTCCAGTGGTTTCTTGCAACATTGGCAACATTTCTGTTCAGCATCTTCATGCTCGtcacagtttttaaaaaataatttagattGTGACATAGTGTCTGCGACTTTCCTGCTTAGCAAAAGCAGCCCAATGGAGCTGATCTCAACTCTGCTCCACTTCTGTCAGACAGTCGTCGGCTGCCCGCTTTGAAGTCCCAAAATGGTGAAGTTGAAAGAGCTTTGCAATGTTTCCTGTGCCGCAATCAGTCCGCCGTCTCGGCACTATGATTGAAGCTGTCGCTTTAAAAGGGCGATCCACACATCCTCACTGAGGGATATGCCAAGTCACGCCTGTCATTATATTTGTGAACGTCTAATCTAAACCCACTTTCTGTGCACATTTAAACTGGCCCTTTGAAAGACAACATCGATCGAAACATCACATTGTTAATATGGTAGTCATTACCATCAAAAACGTAATCGTAAATGCGATCAAGTTGTGCCCTCATTTTGAAGCATCCTCATACGGAATGTAGCTACCTCACCTATCACTTTGATAACCAATAGATGGATGAATTACTGTCACAAACAACACCATTTCAGCCGTGTGGTACAGTCCTTGGAATGGTATTTGTAATAGCATGCTGAATCGTTTTTGGACACCATCCAACTATATGCTGTTGTTGCCCTGAGATGCGATGGTGTGTCAGACAGACTGACGCGGGGTGTTGTCGTCCATAGAGGAAAACGCTGGAATGGAGGGAAGCTAAAGGGTCGAGGGGGTTGAGCCAGACAATGCCCtgagttaaaaaacaaaacgggTTCCTGTCTGTCTCTTGTAGCTGAACAAtctctcctccacctcatctATAAACAGAAAGTGAAGTTTTGGAGGTCTCAAAGGTATCAGGTTTGTGTAATTCTCCACAGTGATTTACTGGCCTTTGACGCAACGCGATTTCCTTCCTCTGCATCCTACTTGCAGGAAATGCACAGGAAAAAGCATCTGACGTCAAAAGAGTGAAGTTTCCACTACTCGCTAGTTCCTCATTCCTGATATTTCACTCTTGTCCTGTTAGCAATAGGAGTTCATAGGTAatattaaaggggccctattatgcttttccatgtttgaAGGATTATCCACACTTCAGCAAGATGGTACCTCACCTAAACAGGTGGTGAACTGAGAAAGAATGATGGTCATCCATGAATGACTAGTTAAGTAGTGAAGCACCGAAATTAAGATTTGTGGCCGCGCCCACATGAAATTTAAAGTGCTTAGCCAAATACAGAATCACACCAAATAATATCAAatccaaaatattaaaatagtcAGTCCTGTCAGTGGGTTGCCCGAATTTGCTAGCAGTCTCGCAGGGCTGGTTTCACCGCTGCCGCACATTTCTGTATTTGAAGAGCACATTCTATTACATCGCATTTTtgattttaaagtgaaaatCGTCGCTCAGGCTGCGCTGCACAGTGTTTGATCGCCTCACAGGCCAATGTTCGTCTTCAAACATAACGTCTTTCAGTTACTGTTGGATGATAGCATGTTACGCTGCCTTTAAATAGGTTTGCACAGGTCAGCAAATCATGGCTGTGTGGCTGTTCttttcaaactttgttttatttataattcagGAACTCTGACAGATAACCGTCATTTTCTGTAATATAGACATTTTATGGGCGGTATCTCTGCTTCAGGTGCatatacagttttttttttttatcttaaatgTAAACAGTGTTATTCAGGGACTGTATAGGTTTAATAATAGCTGTGTAAATAATCTGTTCTCTTCTTGTTTTCTGCGGCTGATCTTTTCAAATTATGTGGTTTCAACTCGTGGCAGAGGTAATATTTATGCAGACATGTCTTTAATAATGTTAACAACTTTCATGAATGCTTCCACATACTATATGTGGACTTGCATGTACGTCCAGGGATGACTGTGGTTAACAGTGTGCTCTGCATTCTATTGTTCTATCTATCCTCCTTTCTGTTTCTGGTGTGAAAGTTCAGTGAGATAAGAGACTGATAAAATGTCAAAGGAAGCAAAGGCTGCTCTTCACTGCTTATCTGCTGAACTCGGTGTATATCCTGACAGATGGGCCCTGACTGAATGGCCAACATTTACCCTTCTGTCTGTGTGACCTTTGCACCACGATACTTCACTCGACTGATTTGTGTTGTTGTATCTCTAGGTGACTTGGTGTAGTTTGGTATAAGAAATGTGTCAGTAGCAGATTCACTCATGATTGTTATAATCATTTCTGCCAAGGCAGCAACTTTCTTTCATCAAAATGAGTTTAAATGAATGAGAACTCAATTAAATTTAGTTCTATTGATGCTGAAAGAGTAACTGAACTAAATAAGCAATTGTGTCATTTGTTTAATCGTGCCGTGTTGGATCTCATACTTTGCTTAGCTGTCTGCTTGAAAAATAAGTCTTTGTACCCACAGCTTGACTGTTGGATCAGTGTTCTTCATGGCCACGAACAATGACCTCAAACTAAGAGACGATCTGCATTCCTGCAACTTCTAACTCAGGTGGAGCGGTTAAACGGTCAAGATCGCCGGCCAGTGATGCCAGAAACACTTCATCTCCACGAAGCAGTGACTCATTGCCCTTCACTCCTCCCTGTGACTGTTCCGAAAATCCTGTCCTGTCTTGTTCTTTCAAATCTTGCATCTTTGGGCATTCATTTACgagtgtttaaaatgtttttttttttttttaaataactctaCTTCCAGTGTTTTCTCTTGCGTCTTGTATAAAAGAACATATTGAATCTTTTGATCGAGATCATTGGACTTACTTGGCGTTATTGGTGTTATTGATTCAAGGACGACCCTTTTAACCTTTGTTTGCACTCGACGAGGTCACTTTTAAGTGCACTGAAGACACTTCCCGAGGCCTCTGCCTGCACTGACATGTCCAGTTTTGTTTCTATAAACCTCACTGCTTCATTTTTGACAAGTCATGCTAGCCTTTGTATTATGGCATTCTCTATTCAGACAGACGGTTCACATGTATCTATTCCTCTTGTGCCTTTGTTAAGAAGGTATTTTATATAGTTTCCTTTATCACATGGATGTTGAAAACGCAAGATCAGTTACGTTTTTGAGATAATTGAAGCCGATTGATGGAATTTTGGTGAGGGAAAACGTTACCTCgatcaaataaaacaacaaagaatgaatgtgtgtttaatTTTCAGCTGATTTATTTAATCTCTATCAAATCAGCCAGAGGACAAAACCGCCCAACCATCACCGTTCAGGGTCATTTCGAGCtcggtgtttttcttttttcctcatccACTTGCTTAGCTTGTGTGAGAAGGGAGCTTAATTCAGCAACACAAGCTAAGCAAGTGcatgaggaaaaaagaaaaaccgtGAGCTTGCAGTGTGTTTGCTGGCTGACAGGTTAAATTAATAGATTTATTAGACAAAGACGAGTAAGTACAAATTTGAAGAGGAATGGAGAACCAAGGGCGCCGACACCAGAACACAGAACGGGAACTACACTCAAGGGCAAGGGCAGCTGTTTTCTATACGCTTTGTTGAAGATGTTCTTCACCGGTTCAACAACTGTCTTTGATGTTGTTTATAAACGACCAAATTAAAGCCACTCTTTAACATGATCTCATGTTGACACTGAAAAAAGTGGTGCCTACTGGCTAACTGGAGTCACAGCAACGCCTCGCATCGCACACAGTCATCATCTCTTAACAGCCGGTCTGCTGTCTGTACTTACGGTGGTGCGACTAATAATATGTTGGACCTGGAAGCAATTTGACTTTACCATGAAATTTGTCTCGTCTCAAGTTGTGACACCTTTTGGGAACAATTAATCTCTGTTGTAGCAGCTAGAGGTGGGTGTCTGGTGACGCATTAGTCGCGTTCCATTAGCAGGACAACATGCTCTGTCCGCCGTATAGACTTCAACCCGCCACCGCATATCATTTCATCACCTGTCTATGGATTATGCAAGCGGCACATGTCATCAGCTTTCAGTCAGTTGGCTGTCTGACACGAGCGCTGAACGAGCATAAAGTGTCTTGGTATTTTTTTTGAATACTTAAagaaaagtgacatgtttgcaAATTATTATCGTTTTCACACTAGGTAGctatatattttatgttgacTGATTTAAGACTTTTAGGACATACAAATTAATaattaacaaaataataaataagaaaatattttatactGTTTGTAAGTCAAGTTATACATTTCTATGCTGTTGAATTAATCTTGAAAAGTCTTCCTGTGCGACAGACGCATTGATGTCAGTTGGAGGTCACAAGAATCGAGTCATGGGAAATCCCCCTATCCCTCTGAGAGTGCATTCAAGGGCTGTGCGTTCATCTGTCACTTTAGATCTTTCTAATGAATGTCTTGAACGAATTCTGATCTGGATAAAACACGTTTACCTCACTAGCGAAGCACTCATGAGCTACGAAAGACCAGTAAGTGGACCTGTCTCTTCTCCATCTTAAAACTTCGTCTCTAAACTTCAGACCTTAAGTCAGAATAGATGAGTCACGGATTCTAGCGATTACAGTTTCCTCCCCAGCTCAAATCATACCTTGAGGTTAGCAATCCACTGTTCAATTGCTTCCATTTGATGGTGTTTCTTGTTTGCCAATTTATCTTCTTTGAATATTGGCTGCATTTTTGTTAAATGGAATGCAATTCTCACCTATCTATGCGCAGTGATGTGAACAAGCCCTCGCACTAAACCCTTGATGTTAGTGGGACTGCATGGTTTTTCTCCAATTGCCTACCGTCCTGCTGTTCATCTATACTTGCTAAATGAGTTGTTCCTGCTTCTAAAATGATTATGTAACTGATCTATGACAGGTGGCTTCTGTAAGAACTATGGCGGAGCTCGATTCAGTGTCCCTGCAACTGTAAGAACACCCGGCTTCCAAGTGGAAATACTTGTCCATTACCACAATGACCACAGGCCGCCTAGCTCGCCCCTCAAACCTCCATCTGTCCTTAAAAAAAGGGGCCAAAAGGCCTGCTAATCCCCTTTCTGGGCTGGACGGAGGTGAAGAACAGTTCAGAAATTACATCTTTTATCGGAGTGTGTGCAGCTGGCTAATTGTCAGTCACACACCCCGGCCAACATTGGGAAGTGGCACTTTGCTGAAACACAGATTCGTAAATTGGCTACTAGTTAGTGGAGGCCCAAGCAGGTGTCAGTGCTCGTGTGATTAGAATTTTTGCGTCAGTTTCACATGATAGAAATGGAAAAAGGGCGCTTTCTGTGCCGGACTCCACCAATGTTGCCTTTTTGTTTCCCGAGCACCCAGGTCTAATCCTCAAGAATGCATTAGGATTTCAGCGCGTACGCGGAGGCTGGGGGTGAGCGAGGCTGTTGGACACTGTAGTGTGGAGGAGGTGCTCCACTCACGCCTAAATGGACACATTTACACCGACTAGTAATCCAAAGTCAAGCTGACAAAGGCAACACTTGAAGTGAATCTTAATCAGACTAAGTAACGGTGAAGGTAATTATCGGAGTGAGACAGGTGGGGTGTGCCCAGTGTAATCACCCTGATTAATCAGACAAGTAAGCACCTTAAATCAAACCACCTTAACCAGGAATGTCAACCAAGAGTATTCATTGCAGTGTGACAAGGTACGTTTACCAGCGTAGTTGTTCTCAACAAGCTGACACGCTGCAGTACACAGTTGCATGTCATCATCAAGTGAGGACTTTTGGACTCCTTTTTAGTTTACAAATACCATCAGGCTGTGTGATTCACGTTTGTTTGGGTCAGTCACCGACGTCACAATAGTTGTGAAATGattgtttaatttaaaaaaaatccacctaATGATGTTTGTGAGATGTTATTCACTCGTGACATTGTTGAATATTAGGTTCCACTCAAGATTAGGGAACACATTACCTCCAAGTGAGCCAACTAAGAGTGAACTCACTCTGTAATGATGCTGTTTTTAAGAGTGAACCCTCAAGGAACTGTCTCATATGCTGCTAATACTTAAGTAGATAAGTACTTTGTTAATGTCTTAATATTCATGCATGCATACATCGTCAATGAACCagcacttagtcctgttcagggttgtggggagtgttgcctatcccagcagtcactgggtgagaggcaggaatacaccctggacaggtcgccagtccctcgcaggacacacacaccgtTCACACTCACACCAAGGGgtattttagagtgtccaattaacctagtaagcacgtctttggactgtgggaggaaaccagagtacccagagaaaacccacgtaGGCacgagaggcagcagtgctcacCATTGTGCTGCCCTAATGACTAAGAAGTTTTCTGTAATCTGAACCAATATGACAGTATTGTCTTAAATTGTGTGGTTGAGTGCACAACCTCAGTGTTTGCTGGCGTCATCCTAGTCAGAATCACATGACTTGAATATGCTGTTTCCTTCCAAAGTTTCACTGCTCACAAGTAAGCATTGCCATTTCTCCGTCTTCTAGGAATTGGAAAGGTGAAGAGTCGGAAGGGCGGTCTGAGAGACACGGCCTCCAACTCGGACACTGACATGTACGCAGACAACGGCGAGCGGCTCTACGATCTAAACGTCCCAGCGCTGGTCAAGTTCAGCTACGCAGCGGAGCGCGAGGATGAGCTGTCCCTGGTCAAAGGAACCCGCGTGATCGTGATGGAGAAGTGCAGCGACGGCTGGTGGCGCGGCAGCTATAACGGACGTTCTGGCTGGTTTCCATCGAACTACGTGACGGAAGACGTGGATGGGACGGCGGGGGGTGGTGGAATCAGCGGGTTCGGGGACACCTCTGGATCTTTAACGGAGAAGCTGGCGGCCGTGGTGAACAGCACGACAAATGGTAACAGGGTGTTGCACACAGTCCAAGCACTCTACCCTTTCAGCTCCGTCAACGACGAGGAGCTGAACTTTGAGAGGGgggaggtgatggaggtggtggagaAGCCTGAGAATGACCCGGAATGGTGGAAGTGCCGTAAAGCAGATGGACAGCTTGGCCTGGTGCCTAAAAACTACGTCAGTGTGCTGGACTCGACCTCCCAAAAGCCCACAGCTGGACCCGCTGGGCCTCCCACACCTGACTGTGACTACATCTCGCCATCGAGCAGTGGCCGGTTCGCAGGGAAGGAGTGGTACTATGGCAAAGTGACGCGTCACCAGGCAGAAGTGGCACTTAACCAGAGAGGAACGGAGGGAGACTTTCTCATACGAGACAGCGAGTCATCGGTCAGTGGACTTCAAGTTACTAACCTACCTCTTTCCCAGCTGGGCCTGCCGTCAGGATAGTTTAGATAGATTCCATTGGTTCGAAGACAGATAAGTAGTTGCAGTGCAACAATGTGGACCATACTCAGTTAGATATAGCTGTCTTATATAGGAAGCCTGGCAGATCTCTAGATCCAGGACCAATAATTTGGTCGTGTGTTACTGATAGAGATTCTTTATTACCGACTTGAAAACTGGATTTagatgtatttttgacagtttttatagcaaacaaaatattattttggacTGCATAGTAATATTTCCTATATTCCATTCAAGGTTGTGGTCTATTTGGATTAGACCAAGTGTTGGTAATCTAGATTAGGTCTCGAGTCTCTTGGATTTACATGGCTGTGTCACGTCCGATACTGTCATGCTACTTTCAGACGTTACAACAGCACCTCTTGCTGAAGCTCAAGTTGTCTTAAAAATCTATTTAATGAGCGGGGAATGCCTTCTACGTCAGCAAATTGCGTCCAGATTTTCCTCCATCCCAAACAAGGATGCCTGATTATCTTCTCTCTTAAAACAATCCTCATGTCTGCTGATAATATGCTCTGAAAACGGTCAAAGAATGTCAAAAAAAGATGCAGTTGAGGAGTTTTCAGATTTATTGTGTTGATGTGAGTCAAAACACaagttgtttgtttattattttgaaagtttCACTGGTCACTTGAGTGGTGTAACTAATACTCAGGTAcgattaaaaataatttcacatgTTCTTACATGTTATTAATTTCACACTGACCGACATGACAGATAAGTAAACATTGCATTACGTCTGTGATGCGCCCGGATATGGTCTGATGAAGCATCACAAGAAGTGGGAAGTAGCAAGTTTAATATAGTGGACATGATGCTGTTGGTAtttggtgtttttaaatgtaaacaaaatccAGAGAGAACCGTCGTAATAATAAAACGACAGGAACACTACCAGTGCATGTGTAGAGCCCAGACACCTGAAGCTATGGACCTGGTGAGAGCGGCAGCAGATGAATGATATTTATTGACTTCTCATGATTAGAAGTAGCTGTTTTGCTGTCATCAGCGCAATAAACATCAAAAAATGTTGTTACTGAGTCTGCTCACTTTTGAGATTGGCCCTGTTCAGTTTCATGTCATGTTGGGAAAAATGACTTTGAAGGAGGACTATTGTGCTGTTTCTCCGGAAACTTTCCAGTTTAAAATGCGAATTACAGTCTTgcgcaactttttttttcccttcttcatTGAccgtttttaaatttttttaaaaatattgcttAAACTCCAATGCAATGTATAGTTGTTACCTATAGTTCCAAAGGTAGTTAATCTCACCAATCTGCTGCCGTTCCTTCAGACATCCGTGCGGCAGGTGCAAACTTTGGTTCTGAGAGCAGTGGATGTGGTGTTGTGCGGGATGATGGTGTCGTGTGGTACACATATATAGGAATGATTTGATTGTAGTTTAAGTTGGTGTGGAAAGCTCAAGTCTGTTCATAATCTGATTCATTAAATCCAGAGCAGAGGTCAGTCAAACAATTTAAGTGTGCAACATGTTCAAATGTTCACTATTATTGTATGGCAACAAGTGCATTAGGTATCATGTAATCTTTGTGGGCGCTTTCATACATTAATGCTTCTTCACACATCGAAATATTGGTCAGAATGAAATCTGCATTGTTACTTAAAAGGCATCTCATGCAGGTATTTGGAAGAGGGTCAACACTCATAGTTGTGCAGGTGTGGACAGGTCTGGTGCCCATGCTGGTCCTGCTTCAGTAGCCCTGTGGTGTAAATGAACCAAATACTTCACAGCCACAATTCAGCTCTGATGCTGTCAAAACATGTGCAGAAAATTCATGAATTGACGTTGATATAAATAGATACGTTGAGGTCATATCTATTTCTGTTTCTCTGTTCTGAAGCAATA encodes:
- the nck1b gene encoding cytoplasmic protein NCK1 isoform X1 is translated as MTEEVIVIAKFDYMAQQDQELDIKKNERLWLLDDSKSWWRVRNATNKTGFVPSNYVERKSSARKASIVKNLKDTLGIGKVKSRKGGLRDTASNSDTDMYADNGERLYDLNVPALVKFSYAAEREDELSLVKGTRVIVMEKCSDGWWRGSYNGRSGWFPSNYVTEDVDGTAGGGGISGFGDTSGSLTEKLAAVVNSTTNGNRVLHTVQALYPFSSVNDEELNFERGEVMEVVEKPENDPEWWKCRKADGQLGLVPKNYVSVLDSTSQKPTAGPAGPPTPDCDYISPSSSGRFAGKEWYYGKVTRHQAEVALNQRGTEGDFLIRDSESSPNDFSISLKAQSKNKHFKVQLKENLYCIGQRKFNSMEELVEHYKKAPIFTSEQGDKLYLIKALAAS
- the nck1b gene encoding cytoplasmic protein NCK1 isoform X2, translated to MDMANLFKHFFRIGKVKSRKGGLRDTASNSDTDMYADNGERLYDLNVPALVKFSYAAEREDELSLVKGTRVIVMEKCSDGWWRGSYNGRSGWFPSNYVTEDVDGTAGGGGISGFGDTSGSLTEKLAAVVNSTTNGNRVLHTVQALYPFSSVNDEELNFERGEVMEVVEKPENDPEWWKCRKADGQLGLVPKNYVSVLDSTSQKPTAGPAGPPTPDCDYISPSSSGRFAGKEWYYGKVTRHQAEVALNQRGTEGDFLIRDSESSPNDFSISLKAQSKNKHFKVQLKENLYCIGQRKFNSMEELVEHYKKAPIFTSEQGDKLYLIKALAAS